AGCAGCGGATCTAACAGTAACTATGGTTTCATCAAAACTTTTCGGTTTCCCGCTGTAAGTATACCATATTTCCGCCCTAATCCCGTCGGTTTCATCATTCTCAATCTTTGAGGACCAAGAATTCTTAGACAGGATTTCTACTTTACTGTTAGGGTTAAGCGGTCTTAAGTTCTCTAACTCTCCATTAAAGACCTCAATGAACCCGTCCCAGACCCTTTTCCCATCTGATCCGCATCCCCATTCGACAGAGACTTCCGTCAGCTTCCAAGTGGAATCAGTATAAACTTCGAAGCTCTTGATTCCATGTAAATCCTTAGAGGAAAGAACCCTAACCTTCAGTGTCCTACGATACTTCACGTCATAATCAGTAAACTCCGGAAATTCCCTAGTTAGAGGCTTAAATGTAAAAAGCAACGCGTCTCCTTCTTCGCTTAAATCGAATTCTGCGTCTTTCCACTGCCCATTGTAAAGATCATCTATGGGAAGCCATCCTGAGAAGCCAGCGCCCGCCTGCTCAAACCTGAACTTAGGCCAATTACTCTGCCAATACTGCACCTTAAAATCCTCTTTATTCAAATCAGTTAATGTACGCTCAAATCGTATAATTATCGCGCAGACATCTCTAGGGTCATCCCATAAAGCGCCAACCTCCCTAGGATTGAACCATAAACTGCCATATTTCGCAGCATTAACGTAGGCGCCCGCTGCGGGGGAAAACGAGAATTTATTTGCTAACATTTTCTCGACTCCTCATGCCCATGAATCTCTCGTTTTCTCTCCTATAAGTGTTCCTAGATTACAATTTTAAGAGCCGATTCTTGCTTACTACCAAGCGATTAAGCTTTATTTGCTGGCCTTCGACATGCTAAAAATTCAACGTGCTTTCTGATATGTTTAGAAATAACCTCATAGTATTCTTCTTCTTTGTCTAGCAAAATTTTTCTGATCCGATCTCTAAAGATCCATTTTCCGTCTTCTCCTCTAGCCGTCAGTACCGAGCCGAATGTAACATGAAGTATTTGTCTCATATCGCCGTTATTGAGATATGTTTCCTCGAGCTTTTCGTCTGGGACTCCTTCGGGCGGATGGGCTCGCGATGGCTCCGCGCTAATATAGTATGATGCTTTATCTTTTTCAAAGCTCCTAATGCTGAATTTAACGATTTCGCGAAAGAGATTCGGATCATGTCTCGCTATTATGCGCAGCGACTCCAAGTAGCTGGTTCCAGCGGTTTTTAGATGAACTATATCGCCAGCTATTCTACCTATAATAGGATATAGAGTGAATTTATCGCTCCCAGAATGAATACTTAATTTATAGGGTCCGAAGTTCCTCGCTATTAACGCGTGGACCTGAAAGGCTCTTTCAAATTCCTTTAGATCACCTATATAGTCAACTGCCTTTTCAAACCTGCCCACGAACCTAAGGGCTAGGCTCTGTAAATTTATTTTCAATCTCTTTAACTCCAATGCTATGAAAAGGTGTTCAATTGGATCGGTTGGAGTATCTGTCTCATCGACAGATAGCTCCAGATCATACTTTTCGCCCCTGAATAAACTGTCTAAAAGCTCTTTTAGCTTTAGGGTATGAGCTATGGCGGCAGAATATTTTACCGCAGCCCTAAGGAGATTCTCTCTTGAGAAAGAGAGTTTCAGAAGGATTCTCTCATTCGAATCTTTCACCTCAAAGGTTTTCCCTAAATATCTTTTCAAGATCTCTTCTTTACAGCACTTCAAACTGCTCCATGGCAGCTGATTAAATTTCTCCTCTAGAATCTGGATAGAATAGCTGTCTGCCCCGTTATCGACGTACTCCGAGGGATCTATAGTATACATAGTAAAACCCGCTGCAAAAGCCTCTTTGACATCCTCCTCAGTCTTCAGGTGATCTGCGTCAGCTGCAAAACCATCACGGTAGCCTTCCTGAAAAACCGCCCAAGTAACATCATCTATAACATCTTGAGGTGATCTGAGGGTACGCTTCATTTCACGTACTGATTGTTGAGCAAGAACAGGAAATATCTCAATGCTAAGATTGCGTATTGCGCGTACAGCGCGTATATGGCCCGGCGTAGCTAGTCCGATACGGTCACCAGTTCCGATGGCTGGAGTTAAACCTATTGGGGTGGGTCTAGTATATGGAAAGATCCTCCGTATCTCCACAGCGTTTTGAGCGTTACATGGACATATCTTATAGCTTAAAGACTCATTAAGATCGCCTTCTTCCTCGGAAAGAAAATTGGCGCAAAAAACGGGAGGCTTCTTCGAAGGATAAATTATGGTTAACTTTCGTTCATATTCTTCCCTCATCAGGAAGAAAACCGCGTTATCCTTACTTGAAATCGAAGAGACGTAAATTTTCACTTTTCGCCCTTTCTCCTCCAGCGATCTCTTAAATGCTGAAACCTCGCTCCGCACTGGAACCTCCCGAGCGTTCATAAAGAGACCATCTCAAGCAATAAATTACAGATAAAAATATATTGTGTAACTGCGGCTAAAAGTATTTATCGTGGATATATGGATTCAGCCGATAGATCCCTTGGGAAACTTGTTCCTATCTTTCCTATCAGCATTAGTACCTATTCTGCTACTTATTCTGCTCTTATGCTTATTTAGGATGCCGGGATGGAAAGCATCTCTGATATCCTCAATCGTATGCTTTATCATCTCGCTTACAGTGTATAGGGCCCCCATCCACATAGCTCTTTTAAGCTATATTTTTGGGCTATCTTTCGGCATTTGGCCAATATCATGGATAGTTTTAAACGCCATTTTCCTATATGAAGTCTCTGAGGAATGTGGCTGCATAAAGAGCCTTTCCGATTGGATAAAGGATAGCCTACCGGGCGATAAAGGGTTATATGCCCTCCTCGTATCCTTTCTCTTCGGGGGTCTTATAGAAGGGGTGGACGGATACGGTTTCCCCATAGCTATGTCTTCTACGTTGCTTATAAGCCTCGGATTTAAACCGCTTGACGCTGTCTGCATATCGCTTATAGCGAACACGGTAACGGTGCCATTCGCGAGCCTAGGCGTACCAGTGGAAACTTTAAGCATGGCATCAGGATTAGATGTTAAGGAGATATGTCTACCTCTCTCGTTGCACTTAACCTTAATATCGATGATTATAGCGCCCCTCATAATTTACATGTCATCGGAGCGCAAAGCTAAGCGCAGGGTTTATGAGGCTAGCATAGTGGCGGGTGCAACATTAGGCGCGTCAATATATCTTGTGTCGACTTATTTAGACCCTCATTTATCAGGCATATTGGCGCCATTAGCCTCCATGCTATCAACAGTAGTTTATATCAGAGTTAGGCTGGGGGTAAAGGTTAAATCTATAGGCTTTAAGGGCTGGCTTCCATGGATAATCGTCTCAATTTTAATGGGAGTGGCAGGTTTTAAAGGGCTGCATAGAACATTTGCGGTGAAAATATACATGTCAGGTTTACATGAAAAAGTCTTTATACCCCTATACGGCTCAACCTATAGTGCCATATATGAGATCCAGCCGTTGGCGCATGGAACCTTAGCGTTAATCTCGGCTTTAATAGTGGCATGCATTTTTAGTTTAAAGCCGTCCAAAACGCTAAGGTTATATATAAACGCTTGGAAGAAGATGAAGTACACATTTTTAACTATAGCGGAAATACTTGGCTTAGCTTTCCTCATGAATTATACGGGCTTATCTTTAACGCTGGGATACTCGCTCTCATACGTGGGACCGCTATTTCCCATTCTCTCCGGCTTCATAGGATGGATCGGAACCTTTGTGAGCGGATCAGAAACGGGCTCTAACGCCCTATTTGGAAACCTTCAGAGGATAGTGGCCATGAAGTGCGGTCTCTCGCCATATTTAACTACGAGCCTAAATGCCGCTGGAGGGGTTTTAGGCAAAATAGTCTCCCTACAGAGCATAACGATTGGTCTCTCAGCAGCGGGATTAAGGGGAGAAGAAGGCACCGTTATGCTTAAACTGATCGGCTACAGCTTAACATTAACATTTATACTTGGATTAACAGCTTACCTACAAGCATATCTTTTGCCCCACTAGGCGCCTAAAATATGAGTACGGGTGAGATCAAGTTTCAGAGTTCAAGCATTTTCACTATGGCGTTTACATCAGCCTCCATCTCAACTGGTTTTGAATGGATCTTCAAAATAATTTCTGGATCCTTCAACCCATGCCCTGTAAGTATGCAGACAACCACCTCATCTTTATCTATTAGCTTCGTCCTCGCGAGCTTTATTAGCCCAGCTATAGCTGCGGCGCTGGCCGGCTCAACGAAGATGCCTTCACGTCGAGCCAGGAGCATTTGTGCATCTAATATTTCTTCATCCGAAACTGTCTCCGCCAAACCATTAGATTCTTTGATGGCTTTAACCGCTTTCTTCCAGTTTACCGGCGAGCCAATCCTTATGGCGGTTGCAACTGTCTCAGGGTTCTCAACAAACTTTATTTCGCTTAATTCCCCCTTAAGGAAACCCGCTATGGGCGCGGCCCCCTCAGCCTGTATGCCGATCATTTCGGGCAGCTTCTCTATCAGCCCAGCGGATTGCAGTTCCTTAAAACCCTTCCATATGGCGCTGATGTTTCCAGCGTTTCCGACAGGAACAATAATTTTATCCGGCACATTATGGTTGAGCTGATCCCATATCTCGAAGGCTATTGTTTTCTGCCCCTCAAGCCTATATGGATTTATTGAGTTTAGCAGGTATATTGGACGCGTTAGGCAGATCCCCTCGATGATCTTTAACGCCTCATCGAAGTTACCCTTTACCTGAATGATCTTGGCGCCATGAGCTATTGCTTGGACAAGTTTCCCAAACGCAACTTTACCGGATGGAATAAGCACCATGCATTTCAACCCGGCTCTAGCGGCGTACGCTGCAAGCGAGGCAGAGGTGTTGCCAGTTGAAGCGCACGCAACATACTTCACGCCGAGCTCTAAAGCCTTTGTTACACCAACCGTCATGCCTCTGTCCTTAAATGAGCCGGTTGGATTCTCGCCCTCATTCTTCACATACACATTTCTCAGATTCACCTCGCAACTAAGTCTAACACATTTGTTTATGCTTGTTCCACCTTCACCCAAGCTCACTATTTTATTTTTATCGCTTATTGGTAATAGTTCAGCGTACCGCCAAACTGAGAGATCTCTCGACTTCCACTCTAGGGCTATTTCAGGCCTCATTATATCGCTGCTATATTCAATGGAGAGGAGATCCCCGCATCTAGAACACCTATAAATAACGTTGTTCGGAGCGTACTCGGCCCCGCAGTTTATGCAAGTCAGGCGATAATGATCGTTCATCCCAGTTTCTCCTATAAGTGCTAAACTTAACCAATTCATTTTTAGCCTATAAAAGTTATTTCAAGGTTCTCAAAAATTATCTTGTGAAGAAGACTAGGTGCCAGCAAACATGCTCATATGTGTTGAGTGTGGAGAGAAAGTGGAAGGGGATTTCCCAAGAGACAGATGTCCAAAATGCGGCGGAAGAGGCGCATTAGAATATCAGGTTGACTACGAAAGGTTAGGGGAAGTAAAATTTGTGGGGGAGTTTTCATTCTGGAGATATAGGGCGCTACTTCCAAAAGTAAAGAACTGCGCAACACTTCATGAAGGTGGGACGCCGCTGTATAAAGCTGAGCGTTTAGCGAAGTATATTGGGCTGCCGAAATTATACTTAAAGGATGAGACGAGAAACCCTACGGGCTCCTTTAGGGATAGGGCTGCGGCGTTAATGGTCTCAAACATGCTGGATCTGGGCTACACGGTAGCTGTATGCGCGTCAAATGGCAACATGGGCGCATCATTATCCGCGTACTGTGCGAAGTACGGTATTTTATGCCATGTAATAATACCAAAGTATGTAGATATGGGCAAGATGGCTCAAATGATAATATATGCCGCTCTCATTGAAGAGTACGGCGAAACAGTTGATGAGTCGATGGAGAGAGCTGAGAGAATCGCTGAGGAGACTGGCTGGTATCAGGCTACATCGGCGTTAAACCCGCTCGTTATTGAAGCACAGAAGACTATAGCTTTTGAGATAGCTGAACAGATGGGCGTTCCAGACGCTCTTATTGTCCCTATGGGAAGTGGAGGAAACATATATTCCATGTGGAAGGGCTTCAAGGAACTTAATGATCTGGGTAAGATAAAGGGTTTACCGAGGCTTATTGGGGTTCAATCAAGCGGATGCCCACCCATAGTGAGCGCTTTCCTCGGAAAAGAGACCGCGCTTGACACTTTATGGACTAAAGCCACAAGCATATTTGTTCTTAACCCGCCAAAGGAAAAACTTGCTATAAAAGCCATAAAGGAGACTGGCGGGCTTGCTCTCTCTGTGTCTGATCAAGAGATGCTCGAGGCTGAGCGAGAAATCGCTAAAATGGAGGGGTTGTTCGCTGAGCCGGCTAGCTCTGGGACAATAGCCGCCCTCAAAAGGCTCATACAAGAGTCCATTATTAGTAGAGATGAAAGCGTTATCTGCTTAATAACTGGGAGCGGACTTAAGGCGACAGATGTTTTGCAGGCTTTATCGAAGAAACGTAAAATGGCTTTGCTGGAGACGGAGTTTAGTACGAAAGAGAAGATACTGCGTATAATAGCGAGAAAGAAAACGTATGGATATGAGATATGGAAGGAGCTGGGTAAAACCATGACTAAAGCAGCCATATATCAGCATCTAAACGATCTGAGAAGCAGAGGCTTAATATCCGTCCAAGTAAAGAATGGGAGGAAATATTTCACAATAACCCAGAGGGGTAGAAAAGTGCTCGCCGCCATAGACGAAGTAAAAGTGCTCTTGTAGAACGAGGACGACAAAAGACGGTTTAAGATGCTTTAAGCATGCGCACAAAATATTCTCTGCTAGACTATTAACATCTAGCAGGGTAGAAAGTATTTATTCACCAAATATCCTATGAATCTTGTATGACAGCCTCTTCAAGAGAGGCTTTAGAAAAAGTTAATGAGCTTATATCTTCATCCTTGAGAAGATACGGATATAATTTTCTGGGAGCCGTCGTTTTTGGTAGCCTTGCTAAAGGAACGTGGCGTAAAAATAGCGACGTGGATATAATGCTATTATTTAATGAATGCGATTACTCTAGGAATTTTAAGATTTATGACGGCTTAAAATTCGAGATATATAATATGCCTGCAAAGATATTTTTCTCGCCGTTTTCCGGCGGCAGGAGAAATCTTTTCTTTGATATGTTTCGCCTACAAGTGCTGAGAACAGGAAAGGTTCTTTATGAGAAAGACTATATAATAAGCCGAGTATTCGCCATGCTGAGTGGACGGAAAATCCCGCATGAATATGTGGGTGAAGCCCTGAATAAAGCCCACGGCCTAGCGAATGCCGCTGAAAGATACCTTTATAGAGGCAGTATTGAGGGCGCTGAGCTAAAGCTATTAGATGCCTCAATAAACTTTGCGAGAGCACTGTTAATGAAGATGAATATTCCGGAAATAAATACTCCTAGGCTGCTGATCCCGCATATGCGTGGAAAGTCTCCAGATTTCTATGGGGTTTTCAGAGAAATCTGCGGATTAAAAGGTATGGGAAGGGGCGAAGTTGAAGCCAGAATTGTAGAAGTTAAGGAGACGCTAAATAATATTAGGCGTAAATTTGGGAAAAACATGGGGCTTAAAGGAGTTATCAACAAGGCGGAAAGCGAATTATCAAGCGCTGAAGACTGCCTAGAGGTCGGCGACCACGACTCAGCAGCGCTGCAGGCGGAATACGCCCAATCAATAATTATGAAAAATATGCCGGTGCGCAGCAAGCTTTTGACGTGCACGCTCATGCATAGAAATCTTGAAAAGGGCGAAATTAAAGAATATGTTAAAATTCTGAAGGAGATGAAAGAGAAGTATTTTTGAATGGCCCGATTCTATGCATTCTAAAGCGCTTTCAAATTTGGCGATGGGGGCGCGAAAATTTTAAATAGTATAGTTACAACTATACTATTTAAGATTTAACTAAAATATGAGAGTTTGAGCGATGTCCGCAGAAAGATCTAAACCGGTAGAGAGAGTATTACCAGTTTTAAACCTTGTGTTCGCTGCGATCTCGACTGCTTTGGTATGCATCGCGACGA
The sequence above is drawn from the Candidatus Bathyarchaeia archaeon genome and encodes:
- the thrC gene encoding threonine synthase; this encodes MLICVECGEKVEGDFPRDRCPKCGGRGALEYQVDYERLGEVKFVGEFSFWRYRALLPKVKNCATLHEGGTPLYKAERLAKYIGLPKLYLKDETRNPTGSFRDRAAALMVSNMLDLGYTVAVCASNGNMGASLSAYCAKYGILCHVIIPKYVDMGKMAQMIIYAALIEEYGETVDESMERAERIAEETGWYQATSALNPLVIEAQKTIAFEIAEQMGVPDALIVPMGSGGNIYSMWKGFKELNDLGKIKGLPRLIGVQSSGCPPIVSAFLGKETALDTLWTKATSIFVLNPPKEKLAIKAIKETGGLALSVSDQEMLEAEREIAKMEGLFAEPASSGTIAALKRLIQESIISRDESVICLITGSGLKATDVLQALSKKRKMALLETEFSTKEKILRIIARKKTYGYEIWKELGKTMTKAAIYQHLNDLRSRGLISVQVKNGRKYFTITQRGRKVLAAIDEVKVLL
- a CDS encoding tagaturonate epimerase family protein → MNAREVPVRSEVSAFKRSLEEKGRKVKIYVSSISSKDNAVFFLMREEYERKLTIIYPSKKPPVFCANFLSEEEGDLNESLSYKICPCNAQNAVEIRRIFPYTRPTPIGLTPAIGTGDRIGLATPGHIRAVRAIRNLSIEIFPVLAQQSVREMKRTLRSPQDVIDDVTWAVFQEGYRDGFAADADHLKTEEDVKEAFAAGFTMYTIDPSEYVDNGADSYSIQILEEKFNQLPWSSLKCCKEEILKRYLGKTFEVKDSNERILLKLSFSRENLLRAAVKYSAAIAHTLKLKELLDSLFRGEKYDLELSVDETDTPTDPIEHLFIALELKRLKINLQSLALRFVGRFEKAVDYIGDLKEFERAFQVHALIARNFGPYKLSIHSGSDKFTLYPIIGRIAGDIVHLKTAGTSYLESLRIIARHDPNLFREIVKFSIRSFEKDKASYYISAEPSRAHPPEGVPDEKLEETYLNNGDMRQILHVTFGSVLTARGEDGKWIFRDRIRKILLDKEEEYYEVISKHIRKHVEFLACRRPANKA
- a CDS encoding L-lactate permease; this encodes MDIWIQPIDPLGNLFLSFLSALVPILLLILLLCLFRMPGWKASLISSIVCFIISLTVYRAPIHIALLSYIFGLSFGIWPISWIVLNAIFLYEVSEECGCIKSLSDWIKDSLPGDKGLYALLVSFLFGGLIEGVDGYGFPIAMSSTLLISLGFKPLDAVCISLIANTVTVPFASLGVPVETLSMASGLDVKEICLPLSLHLTLISMIIAPLIIYMSSERKAKRRVYEASIVAGATLGASIYLVSTYLDPHLSGILAPLASMLSTVVYIRVRLGVKVKSIGFKGWLPWIIVSILMGVAGFKGLHRTFAVKIYMSGLHEKVFIPLYGSTYSAIYEIQPLAHGTLALISALIVACIFSLKPSKTLRLYINAWKKMKYTFLTIAEILGLAFLMNYTGLSLTLGYSLSYVGPLFPILSGFIGWIGTFVSGSETGSNALFGNLQRIVAMKCGLSPYLTTSLNAAGGVLGKIVSLQSITIGLSAAGLRGEEGTVMLKLIGYSLTLTFILGLTAYLQAYLLPH
- the thrC gene encoding threonine synthase, with translation MNDHYRLTCINCGAEYAPNNVIYRCSRCGDLLSIEYSSDIMRPEIALEWKSRDLSVWRYAELLPISDKNKIVSLGEGGTSINKCVRLSCEVNLRNVYVKNEGENPTGSFKDRGMTVGVTKALELGVKYVACASTGNTSASLAAYAARAGLKCMVLIPSGKVAFGKLVQAIAHGAKIIQVKGNFDEALKIIEGICLTRPIYLLNSINPYRLEGQKTIAFEIWDQLNHNVPDKIIVPVGNAGNISAIWKGFKELQSAGLIEKLPEMIGIQAEGAAPIAGFLKGELSEIKFVENPETVATAIRIGSPVNWKKAVKAIKESNGLAETVSDEEILDAQMLLARREGIFVEPASAAAIAGLIKLARTKLIDKDEVVVCILTGHGLKDPEIILKIHSKPVEMEADVNAIVKMLEL
- a CDS encoding nucleotidyltransferase domain-containing protein, which codes for MTASSREALEKVNELISSSLRRYGYNFLGAVVFGSLAKGTWRKNSDVDIMLLFNECDYSRNFKIYDGLKFEIYNMPAKIFFSPFSGGRRNLFFDMFRLQVLRTGKVLYEKDYIISRVFAMLSGRKIPHEYVGEALNKAHGLANAAERYLYRGSIEGAELKLLDASINFARALLMKMNIPEINTPRLLIPHMRGKSPDFYGVFREICGLKGMGRGEVEARIVEVKETLNNIRRKFGKNMGLKGVINKAESELSSAEDCLEVGDHDSAALQAEYAQSIIMKNMPVRSKLLTCTLMHRNLEKGEIKEYVKILKEMKEKYF